Proteins found in one Triticum urartu cultivar G1812 chromosome 4, Tu2.1, whole genome shotgun sequence genomic segment:
- the LOC125552536 gene encoding uncharacterized protein LOC125552536, producing the protein MLGLCVLCGAPPATVSAPPPRARCSAPEKSGRAFLLGVPAAVSLSLALWSTPVSAGILSGSTGLESVPAPPMPRLEFLDKWNAENQRKYAENDSRFKSSKVLKELLEKSKQNKQKNEREIQDKYCLRGAEWGVGDCSTVGMTDQEKEDFITELRKRVGE; encoded by the exons ATGCTCGGCCTCTGCGTCCTCTGCGGCGCGCCACCGGCCACCGTCTCGGCACCGCCGCCGAGAGCCCGCTGCAGCGCGCCGGAGAAGAGCGGCCGGGCGTTCCTCCTGGGCGTCCCTGCGGCCGTCTCGCTCTCGCTCGCCCTCTGGTCCACCCCAG TGAGCGCCGGCATCCTGTCAGGGTCCACCGGGCTGGAGTCGGTTCCAGCGCCCCCGATGCCCCGGCTCGAGTTCCTGGACAAATGGAATG CGGAGAACCAGAGGAAGTACGCGGAGAATGACTCGAGGTTCAAGTCCTCCAAGGTGCTCAAGGAGCTGCTGGAGAAGTCCAAGCAGAACAAACAGAA GAACGAGAGGGAGATCCAGGACAAGTACTGCCTGCGGGGCGCCGAGTGGGGCGTCGGCGACTGCTCCACGGTGGGGATGACGGACCAGGAGAAGGAGGACTTCATCACAGAGCTCAGGAAAAGAGTTGGGGAATGA